In Dyadobacter sp. NIV53, a single window of DNA contains:
- a CDS encoding D-alanyl-D-alanine carboxypeptidase/D-alanyl-D-alanine-endopeptidase, translating into MKNSQVLGQQHTGISIHNLNDKKAIASYQDNKYFTPASNTKLFSFYAGLCALGDSIPGLEYLEWGELLIIRGTGDPSLLHPDLPHSKVYDFLKGRKDQIFFTPINFENKRFGPGWGWSDYNDYYQAEVSPMPVYGNFARFTGEGSQKFKVEPSFWGKSLIADTTASGIEREEFQNMFHHSRLGVPQGLSQDVPVRMSDQLTVRLLSDTLKKEIKLIHIPINLELQKIYSIPSDSLYARMMQVSDNMLAEQLMLIYASANGLPLNTEKAIEHAIAHHMSDLPDPLLWKDGSGLSRYNLFTPRTIAALLQKIYDKVPQKRLFHIMATGGKTGTLKNLFKDEKPFIFAKTGSLSNIYDLSGFLVTKKGKILIFSFMNNNFTRPTGEIRKEVERILTGIHQKF; encoded by the coding sequence ATGAAAAATTCACAGGTTTTGGGCCAGCAGCATACCGGAATTTCTATCCATAACCTGAATGACAAAAAAGCAATAGCATCTTATCAGGATAATAAATATTTCACTCCGGCGTCCAATACCAAGCTTTTTAGCTTTTATGCCGGATTATGCGCTTTAGGTGATTCCATTCCCGGCCTTGAATATCTTGAATGGGGCGAATTATTAATCATCCGTGGTACAGGAGATCCTTCCTTATTACACCCCGACTTACCTCACAGCAAAGTTTACGATTTTTTGAAAGGAAGAAAAGACCAGATATTTTTTACCCCCATTAATTTTGAGAACAAACGTTTTGGTCCGGGATGGGGCTGGAGTGATTACAATGATTATTATCAGGCTGAAGTTTCTCCAATGCCGGTTTATGGAAATTTTGCACGTTTTACAGGGGAAGGGTCTCAAAAATTTAAGGTCGAACCAAGCTTCTGGGGCAAATCATTAATAGCCGATACTACTGCTTCGGGAATTGAACGGGAAGAATTTCAAAATATGTTCCATCATTCCAGGTTAGGTGTTCCGCAAGGGCTGAGCCAGGATGTTCCGGTACGCATGTCGGATCAGTTAACAGTACGGTTACTGAGCGATACTCTGAAAAAAGAAATAAAACTCATTCATATTCCGATTAATCTCGAACTGCAAAAGATTTACAGCATTCCTTCAGATTCATTGTATGCGCGGATGATGCAGGTAAGTGACAATATGCTTGCCGAACAACTGATGTTAATTTATGCTTCTGCAAACGGCTTACCACTTAATACAGAAAAGGCTATTGAACACGCAATTGCGCACCATATGAGTGATTTACCTGATCCATTGCTATGGAAAGACGGATCAGGGCTTAGCCGGTACAACCTTTTTACACCCCGGACTATTGCTGCCCTGCTTCAAAAGATTTATGATAAAGTACCTCAGAAAAGGTTGTTTCATATTATGGCAACGGGTGGAAAAACCGGCACTTTAAAAAATCTTTTTAAAGATGAAAAACCATTCATTTTTGCTAAAACAGGAAGCCTTAGCAACATTTATGACCTCAGCGGATTTTTAGTAACAAAAAAAGGCAAAATCCTCATTTTCAGCTTTATGAATAATAATTTCACCAGGCCAACCGGTGAAATTAGAAAAGAAGTGGAACGTATCCTGACTGGCATTCACCAGAAATTCTAA
- a CDS encoding toxin-antitoxin system YwqK family antitoxin produces the protein MQSVILIWCFLTVFLFGTVSAQSEEKESTPSWLPKETVKKDTAAARKGGLSDLKSFVSGLNPVTGTAVPGGNNKSGSISSLFGEKIPDLGLRVKEYKNQKADRKRKKEKAKLAKVQYEGIPMESMSVKFGSGERATVESFHILKEHKPLNPYVRATETRWYDTKSKRLSSALIKEKEKALPLHGSYKKYSGENLIEEGFYYMGLKDGRWAKYDTKFNLIDKSVWNRGFPAEARITYYDSAHSQIKEVVPVTFGEVEGEFLEFYKEGQLMASGKYDEGKKIGRWVEYYQFRRQRKKEIQYPKSSWDDDFEPFVLREWDEKGKLLYDYTKDPRASVEEETEN, from the coding sequence ATGCAAAGTGTTATTCTAATCTGGTGCTTTCTAACTGTTTTCCTGTTTGGAACGGTTTCAGCACAGTCTGAAGAGAAAGAATCCACACCTTCGTGGCTTCCTAAAGAGACTGTTAAAAAGGACACAGCTGCTGCCCGCAAAGGTGGGCTGAGTGATTTAAAATCATTTGTTTCCGGTCTTAATCCGGTAACCGGCACTGCCGTGCCAGGCGGGAATAATAAATCAGGATCTATATCTTCTCTTTTTGGTGAAAAAATTCCTGATCTTGGACTCAGGGTTAAAGAATATAAAAACCAGAAAGCCGACAGGAAACGCAAAAAAGAAAAGGCAAAACTGGCAAAAGTACAATATGAAGGCATTCCAATGGAAAGTATGTCTGTCAAGTTCGGAAGCGGCGAACGAGCAACTGTTGAATCATTCCATATTTTAAAAGAACACAAACCCTTGAATCCCTACGTACGTGCCACGGAAACACGCTGGTACGATACAAAAAGTAAAAGATTAAGTTCTGCGCTTATTAAAGAAAAGGAAAAGGCACTTCCATTACATGGTTCCTATAAAAAATATTCAGGAGAAAATCTGATTGAAGAAGGATTTTATTACATGGGACTGAAAGATGGCCGCTGGGCAAAATATGATACCAAATTCAATCTGATTGATAAATCGGTTTGGAACCGAGGGTTTCCGGCCGAAGCGCGAATTACTTATTATGATTCAGCACATTCACAAATTAAAGAAGTGGTCCCGGTTACATTTGGAGAAGTAGAAGGAGAATTTCTTGAATTTTACAAAGAAGGCCAGCTCATGGCCAGCGGAAAATACGACGAAGGTAAAAAAATTGGCCGCTGGGTAGAATATTATCAGTTTCGCCGTCAGCGCAAAAAAGAAATACAGTATCCTAAAAGCAGCTGGGACGATGATTTTGAGCCTTTTGTTTTACGCGAATGGGATGAAAAAGGCAAATTGCTATACGATTATACCAAAGACCCGCGTGCTTCAGTAGAGGAAGAAACTGAAAATTAA
- a CDS encoding GDP-L-fucose synthase encodes MEKSAKIYIAGHRGMVGSAIHRKLVSEGFTNFVFRTSSELDLREQELVRTFFATERPEYVFLAAAKVGGIMANNIYRAEFLYENLQIQNNIIDAAYRNDVKKLMFLGSSCIYPKLAPQPLQEDSLLTGILESTNEPYAIAKIAGIKMCEAYRSQYGCDFISVMPTNLYGPNDNYDLNKSHVLPAMIRKFHEAKEENKPFVELWGTGSPLREFLHANDLADACYFLMQNYSEPGFLNVGVGNDVTIKALAETIREIVGYEGEIHWNSDKPDGTPRKLMDVSKLHALGWKHKIELEDGIRITYQDFLQKIETYAV; translated from the coding sequence TTGGAAAAAAGCGCTAAAATTTACATCGCGGGCCACAGAGGAATGGTTGGCTCTGCCATTCACCGTAAGTTAGTTAGTGAAGGCTTCACTAATTTCGTTTTCCGCACCTCTTCAGAACTTGATTTGCGTGAACAAGAACTTGTCAGAACTTTCTTTGCAACGGAGCGTCCTGAATATGTTTTTCTGGCAGCAGCGAAAGTTGGGGGTATTATGGCCAATAATATTTATCGTGCTGAATTTCTTTATGAAAACCTTCAGATACAAAATAATATTATTGACGCTGCTTATCGTAACGACGTAAAAAAATTAATGTTTTTAGGCTCTTCCTGTATATATCCAAAACTGGCACCTCAACCGCTTCAGGAAGATTCACTGCTGACCGGCATACTGGAATCTACGAATGAACCTTACGCGATAGCTAAAATTGCCGGAATTAAAATGTGTGAAGCTTACAGAAGCCAGTATGGCTGTGATTTTATATCTGTAATGCCTACCAATTTATATGGCCCAAATGATAATTATGACCTGAACAAGTCGCATGTACTTCCTGCCATGATACGTAAATTTCATGAAGCAAAAGAAGAAAACAAGCCATTTGTTGAGCTTTGGGGTACAGGTTCTCCTTTGCGCGAATTTCTTCACGCCAATGATCTTGCAGACGCGTGTTACTTTTTAATGCAGAATTACAGTGAGCCAGGATTCCTAAACGTCGGAGTTGGAAATGATGTAACAATTAAAGCTCTGGCCGAAACAATACGTGAAATTGTTGGCTACGAAGGTGAAATTCACTGGAATTCAGACAAGCCGGATGGTACTCCACGTAAGCTAATGGATGTAAGCAAGTTACATGCTCTGGGCTGGAAACATAAAATCGAGCTGGAAGATGGAATTCGAATCACTTATCAGGATTTTCTGCAAAAAATAGAAACCTACGCGGTTTAA
- a CDS encoding Lrp/AsnC family transcriptional regulator encodes MSSIIKLDQIDRKVLEILQTNAKITNAQLSKEIGLSPAPTLERVKKLEQSGIIKSYHAQLEPDKVGLGVSTFVQISLVGHRKAVTESFVEKVHAIPEIIECHHITGTGDFLLRVISKDISTYQKLMLEKINEIEEVASTQTMVILSTFKETKVLPIP; translated from the coding sequence ATGTCTTCAATTATAAAGTTAGACCAGATAGATCGTAAAGTATTAGAGATTTTACAAACTAACGCTAAAATAACTAACGCACAGCTATCAAAAGAAATCGGGCTTTCCCCTGCACCAACGCTTGAAAGAGTTAAAAAGCTTGAACAATCAGGTATTATTAAAAGTTATCATGCGCAGCTTGAACCTGATAAAGTAGGATTAGGAGTAAGTACTTTTGTACAGATTTCCTTAGTTGGCCATAGAAAAGCAGTTACAGAGTCATTTGTAGAGAAAGTACATGCAATACCTGAAATCATCGAATGCCATCATATTACGGGTACCGGAGATTTCCTGCTAAGAGTTATTTCTAAAGATATTAGTACGTACCAGAAACTCATGCTTGAAAAAATCAATGAAATTGAAGAAGTTGCCAGCACCCAAACAATGGTGATTCTTTCCACTTTCAAAGAAACCAAAGTATTGCCTATTCCTTGA
- a CDS encoding ATP-dependent helicase, translating to MKTIEENKLERLSKNDYLSTLNEPQRNAVLHGNGPLMIIAGAGSGKTRVLTYRIAHLIENGVDPFRILSLTFTNKASGEMRKRIEGAVGMEARNIWMGTFHSVFAKMLRIEARFLGYTSDFSIYDTDDSKSLLRSIIKEYNLDDKVYKANVVFNRISGAKNRLVSADDYINNPVIQADDDAARMKEIGRIYKTYATRCFQANAMDFDDLLFNTNVLFRDFPDVLLKYQQKFMHVMVDEFQDTNVSQYLITRKLSGIHRNICIVGDDAQSIYAFRGANIENILNFSKDFPDVQTIKLEQNYRSTGTIVNAANSVIARNKSQLEKTTFTANQEGSLIDVIKAGSDNEEGRLVATAIFEEKMQKALRNENFAILYRTNAQSRSFEEALRKLGIKYRIIGGQSFYQRKEIKDLLGYLRFTVNQRDEEAFKRIINLPKRGIGDTTVARITVTASENNVPIWEVVANIGNYATGRTITPIEDFATLIKSFKIMIEEGKDAYEISSHIAKASKLLKELYEDKTVEGLSRYENVQELLNGIKEFVDNEENEDKTLGAFLQSVSLLTNADEPDDNEDHDRVTMMTIHSAKGLEFRNVFIVGLEEDLFPSQMMLESRQDLEEERRLFYVAITRAEQKLTFSYAESRYQWGRLKMCEPSRFLLEVDPKFLNISVAVQRGRDRESVNSPMAFVKNLGPRKGTEPKPVTTASSHVPSGDFQPSDTKDLAEGNQVEHLKFGFGTVIKMEINGTDRKATVKFDTVGEKTLLLSFAKLRIIK from the coding sequence ATGAAGACAATAGAAGAAAATAAATTGGAGAGATTGAGCAAGAATGATTATTTGTCGACCCTGAATGAACCGCAGCGTAATGCCGTACTTCATGGAAATGGACCTTTGATGATTATAGCCGGTGCAGGATCGGGAAAAACAAGGGTTCTTACATATAGAATAGCGCATCTGATCGAAAATGGAGTTGATCCTTTCCGAATATTGTCCCTGACATTTACCAACAAAGCCTCGGGAGAAATGCGCAAGCGTATTGAAGGTGCGGTGGGAATGGAAGCAAGAAATATATGGATGGGGACTTTTCACTCTGTATTTGCAAAAATGCTGCGGATTGAAGCGAGGTTCCTCGGTTATACCAGTGACTTTTCTATATATGATACCGACGATTCCAAATCATTACTGAGAAGTATTATTAAGGAATACAATCTGGATGATAAGGTTTATAAGGCCAATGTTGTGTTCAACCGGATATCGGGTGCGAAAAACCGTTTGGTTTCTGCGGATGATTATATCAATAATCCAGTCATTCAGGCAGACGATGATGCAGCAAGAATGAAAGAGATTGGCAGAATTTATAAAACTTATGCGACACGCTGCTTTCAGGCAAATGCCATGGATTTTGATGATCTGTTGTTTAATACCAATGTGCTCTTTCGTGATTTTCCTGATGTACTACTTAAATACCAGCAAAAATTCATGCACGTTATGGTAGATGAGTTTCAGGATACCAACGTTTCACAATATTTGATTACACGTAAATTATCAGGAATTCATCGTAATATATGTATAGTAGGTGACGATGCTCAGAGTATTTATGCTTTTCGGGGAGCCAATATTGAGAATATCCTGAATTTCTCCAAGGACTTTCCGGATGTTCAGACGATCAAACTGGAGCAGAACTACCGCTCAACCGGAACAATTGTTAATGCTGCCAATTCAGTTATTGCCCGCAATAAATCGCAGCTGGAAAAAACAACTTTTACCGCTAATCAGGAAGGATCACTGATTGATGTCATCAAAGCAGGTTCTGATAATGAAGAAGGCAGGTTGGTAGCCACTGCAATCTTTGAAGAAAAAATGCAGAAAGCGTTAAGGAATGAAAATTTTGCGATTCTTTACCGTACGAATGCCCAATCCCGGTCTTTTGAAGAAGCGTTACGTAAACTTGGAATCAAATACCGTATCATTGGTGGACAATCTTTTTATCAAAGAAAAGAAATTAAAGACCTTCTCGGATATTTAAGATTTACTGTCAATCAGCGGGATGAAGAGGCTTTCAAACGAATTATAAATCTGCCTAAACGCGGAATTGGTGATACGACTGTTGCAAGAATTACAGTAACGGCTTCTGAAAACAATGTACCGATATGGGAAGTGGTTGCGAATATAGGCAACTATGCTACCGGCCGCACAATTACACCAATCGAAGATTTTGCAACACTGATCAAGAGCTTCAAGATCATGATCGAGGAGGGAAAAGATGCATATGAGATTTCTTCTCATATTGCCAAAGCGTCTAAACTCCTTAAAGAATTGTATGAAGACAAAACAGTTGAAGGGCTCTCCCGCTATGAAAACGTCCAGGAATTACTTAACGGTATTAAAGAATTTGTTGACAACGAAGAAAATGAAGATAAAACGCTGGGTGCATTTTTACAATCAGTTTCCTTATTGACCAATGCGGACGAGCCGGATGATAATGAAGACCATGATAGGGTTACTATGATGACGATCCACTCTGCAAAAGGATTGGAATTCCGGAATGTGTTTATAGTGGGGCTCGAAGAAGATCTTTTTCCAAGCCAGATGATGCTTGAAAGCCGGCAGGATCTGGAAGAGGAAAGGCGTTTGTTTTATGTGGCTATTACAAGAGCCGAACAGAAGCTGACTTTCTCTTATGCCGAAAGTCGCTACCAATGGGGCCGCCTGAAAATGTGTGAGCCAAGCCGCTTCTTGTTAGAAGTAGATCCGAAATTCCTGAATATTTCTGTCGCTGTACAAAGAGGCCGTGATCGTGAATCAGTAAATTCGCCGATGGCATTTGTAAAAAATCTAGGGCCGCGTAAAGGAACTGAGCCAAAACCTGTTACAACTGCATCTTCACACGTTCCTTCCGGCGATTTCCAGCCAAGTGATACCAAAGATCTTGCAGAAGGTAATCAGGTAGAACACCTGAAATTTGGTTTTGGCACGGTTATAAAAATGGAAATAAACGGAACAGACCGTAAAGCAACCGTAAAATTTGATACAGTAGGCGAAAAAACATTGTTACTTAGCTTTGCTAAACTCCGTATAATAAAATAA
- a CDS encoding anthranilate synthase component I family protein produces MIISNKTYSISTRYKKLLADTLTPVSIYLKLRDRFVNTILLESSDYHGNENSFTYICCDPVASFKLNNNVVTTLFPDGQNETFELSTPKDAVQALYGFAQSFISEKQKFPFITNGLFGHMTYDAVTYFEDISIQPANAETEIDQIFYQVYRYVIAINHFKNELYIFEHQYGENSEESGLDQIEALIKNRNFPKYDFKITSEETSNVTDDEMREVIQKGIDYCLRGDVFQIVPSRRFSRDFQGDEFNVYRALRSINPSPYLFYFDYGNYKIFGSSPEKQIFIKNGQAEIHPIAGTFRRTGDDQADAEAAQNLLNDPKETAEHVMLVDLARNDLSRSCDAVKVTNYKEVQYYSHVIHLVSKVVGKMNEGVNPLQLVADTFPAGTLSGAPKHNAMKLIDQMETSNRSIYGGAIGFMDFNGDFNHAIAIRTFLSKNNTLFYRAGMGVVAKSIVESELQEINSKLAALRKAIDFAEEI; encoded by the coding sequence ATGATCATCTCCAATAAAACCTATTCTATATCAACTCGTTATAAAAAATTACTAGCTGATACGCTTACACCTGTTTCTATTTATCTGAAACTTCGTGACCGCTTTGTAAATACAATACTTCTAGAAAGTTCGGACTATCATGGAAATGAAAATTCATTTACATATATCTGCTGTGATCCCGTAGCATCCTTCAAGCTAAACAACAACGTTGTAACAACGCTTTTTCCTGATGGGCAAAATGAAACTTTTGAATTATCCACTCCAAAAGATGCTGTGCAGGCTTTGTATGGATTTGCACAAAGTTTTATTTCGGAAAAACAAAAATTCCCATTTATAACAAATGGCCTGTTTGGTCATATGACCTATGATGCTGTTACTTATTTTGAAGATATAAGCATTCAGCCAGCAAATGCTGAAACAGAAATTGATCAGATTTTTTATCAGGTTTATCGCTATGTTATCGCTATTAACCATTTTAAAAATGAACTATATATTTTTGAGCATCAGTACGGAGAAAATAGTGAAGAAAGCGGACTGGATCAAATAGAAGCTTTAATTAAAAACAGGAATTTTCCCAAGTACGACTTTAAGATTACTTCTGAAGAAACTTCAAACGTTACCGACGATGAAATGCGAGAAGTTATTCAAAAAGGCATTGACTATTGTTTACGCGGAGATGTATTCCAAATTGTTCCTTCCAGGCGTTTCAGCAGGGATTTTCAAGGAGATGAATTTAATGTATACCGTGCTTTAAGATCGATCAATCCTTCACCTTATTTGTTTTATTTTGACTACGGAAATTACAAAATATTTGGTTCGTCTCCTGAAAAGCAAATATTTATAAAAAACGGACAGGCTGAAATCCACCCTATTGCAGGTACATTCCGCAGAACAGGTGATGATCAGGCTGATGCAGAAGCTGCGCAAAATCTTTTAAACGACCCAAAAGAAACTGCTGAACATGTAATGCTGGTAGATCTTGCAAGAAATGACCTCAGCAGAAGCTGCGATGCGGTAAAAGTTACCAATTACAAAGAAGTTCAGTATTATTCTCATGTCATTCACCTGGTTTCGAAGGTGGTAGGAAAAATGAACGAAGGTGTAAATCCTCTTCAACTGGTTGCAGATACTTTTCCTGCAGGAACACTTTCCGGCGCCCCGAAACACAATGCAATGAAACTCATTGATCAGATGGAGACCAGTAACCGCAGTATTTATGGCGGAGCAATAGGCTTTATGGACTTCAATGGAGATTTCAATCATGCGATAGCAATCCGTACGTTTTTAAGTAAAAACAACACCTTATTTTATCGTGCAGGAATGGGGGTAGTAGCCAAATCAATTGTAGAAAGCGAATTGCAGGAAATTAACAGTAAACTCGCAGCATTAAGAAAAGCCATTGATTTTGCAGAAGAAATTTAA
- a CDS encoding tautomerase family protein — MPQIKIYGLEECLKPKRELLSNVLHSCIVEAFKYPLDKSAHRFFYLDQKDFYYPQGRSKQYTIIEISLFEGRSIESKRMLYKLIFERFENEMGISANDIEITLTETPIYNWGIRGKSADELLLDYQIRI; from the coding sequence ATGCCACAGATCAAAATATACGGTTTAGAAGAGTGTTTGAAACCGAAAAGGGAATTACTCTCCAATGTATTGCATTCATGCATTGTGGAAGCATTTAAATACCCTCTGGACAAAAGCGCTCATCGATTTTTTTATCTTGATCAGAAAGATTTTTATTACCCGCAAGGGAGAAGTAAACAATATACAATCATAGAAATTTCTCTTTTTGAAGGACGATCCATAGAATCGAAAAGAATGCTATATAAATTGATTTTTGAACGATTTGAAAACGAAATGGGTATTTCTGCTAATGACATAGAAATCACATTAACTGAAACTCCCATTTACAACTGGGGCATTAGAGGAAAATCGGCAGATGAACTATTATTGGATTATCAGATCCGGATTTAG
- a CDS encoding aminodeoxychorismate/anthranilate synthase component II: MKILVIDNYDSFTYNLVYILRELHGDVDIFRNDKITLEDVGKYDKILLSPGPGIPSEAGILQDVVREYGSTKSILGICLGHQGIGEVYGASLENMTDVLHGISDTAFVTDSTERIFKGLPSEIKVGRYHSWTVIPETFTENMTITALDEKGRVMGLSHKTYDVKGLQFHPESVLTEHGKEMLQNWLIG, translated from the coding sequence ATGAAAATTCTTGTTATTGACAATTACGATTCTTTCACTTATAATCTGGTATATATCCTGCGTGAACTTCACGGTGATGTGGATATTTTCCGTAATGATAAAATTACGCTGGAAGATGTAGGTAAGTATGATAAAATACTTCTTTCTCCTGGTCCGGGTATTCCTTCCGAAGCTGGCATCTTACAGGATGTGGTACGCGAGTACGGGTCAACAAAGAGTATATTGGGCATATGCCTCGGACACCAGGGAATTGGCGAAGTTTATGGTGCGAGCCTGGAAAATATGACTGACGTATTACACGGAATCAGTGATACAGCTTTTGTTACAGACTCTACGGAAAGGATTTTTAAAGGCTTGCCTTCTGAAATCAAAGTGGGCCGGTATCATTCCTGGACTGTTATTCCTGAAACATTTACTGAAAACATGACCATAACAGCACTGGATGAAAAAGGCCGGGTAATGGGTCTTTCCCATAAAACTTATGACGTAAAAGGATTACAATTTCATCCGGAATCTGTATTGACGGAACATGGAAAAGAAATGTTGCAAAATTGGCTTATTGGTTAA
- the trpD gene encoding anthranilate phosphoribosyltransferase: protein MKAILNHLFEYKVLSKQQSKEILIGISSGQYSNSEIASFLTIYAMRSITVEELEGFRDAMLEMCLAVDLSGYDPIDVCGTGGDGKDTFNISTLSCFVVAGTGQHVAKHGNHGVSSLCGSSTVLQYLGAKFTNDKSILERQIAESKVCFLHAPLFHPAMKNVAPVRRELGVKTFFNMLGPMVNPVSPQKQLVGVFSLELARLFAYLYQQTDKQFLVLHTLDGYDEVSLTGAFKIISAHTEQVLNPSHLGLATLRPEDLSGGDTVEASARIFMDVLNDEATFAQKQAVIANAGLALHCANPKLSLIEAVATAKESLESKKALKSFKTLMEI from the coding sequence ATGAAAGCCATTCTCAACCATCTTTTCGAGTATAAAGTTTTAAGTAAACAACAATCCAAGGAAATACTCATCGGAATTAGTTCAGGACAGTATTCAAATTCTGAAATAGCATCCTTTCTCACGATTTATGCCATGCGCAGCATAACAGTTGAAGAACTGGAAGGATTTCGTGATGCAATGCTGGAAATGTGCCTTGCGGTCGATCTTTCCGGATATGATCCTATTGATGTATGTGGAACCGGAGGAGATGGAAAAGATACATTCAACATTTCTACACTATCCTGTTTTGTGGTAGCTGGCACCGGACAGCATGTTGCCAAACATGGTAATCATGGTGTTTCTTCGCTTTGCGGTTCATCTACTGTCCTGCAATACCTGGGAGCAAAATTTACCAATGACAAGAGTATTCTAGAACGTCAGATTGCTGAATCAAAGGTTTGTTTTTTACATGCTCCATTGTTCCATCCTGCTATGAAAAATGTTGCTCCTGTAAGACGCGAGTTAGGCGTTAAAACCTTTTTCAATATGCTTGGACCAATGGTCAATCCGGTCTCTCCCCAAAAACAGCTGGTAGGGGTGTTCAGTCTTGAATTAGCACGTCTTTTTGCTTATCTTTACCAACAAACCGATAAGCAGTTTTTAGTTCTTCATACCTTAGACGGCTACGACGAAGTGTCATTAACAGGAGCTTTTAAAATCATTTCCGCTCATACAGAGCAAGTTTTGAATCCATCTCATTTGGGATTGGCAACATTACGCCCGGAAGATCTTTCAGGAGGAGATACGGTTGAAGCCTCTGCCAGGATTTTTATGGACGTACTGAATGACGAAGCTACTTTTGCTCAAAAACAGGCTGTTATAGCTAATGCCGGGTTGGCTTTACATTGTGCAAATCCGAAACTATCACTAATTGAAGCAGTAGCCACGGCTAAGGAATCCCTTGAGAGTAAAAAAGCACTGAAAAGCTTTAAAACATTGATGGAAATATAA
- the trpC gene encoding indole-3-glycerol phosphate synthase TrpC: MNILEKIVARKHVEVTEAKKQKSISDLEKEELFSRATVSLSASLKFAISPQIISEFKRKSPSKGIINPLVNPETVTADYVNAGAAALSVLTDIDFFGGSFDDFLKARMANPAIPMLRKDFIIDEYQLFEAKSIGADVILLIAACLEPREIEALSKTAQSLGLEVLLEVHNSEELKISLFDSVDIVGVNNRNLKTFETSIETSIALSEQIPDSFVKISESGLKDAETILHLYKYGYKGFLIGETFMKTVNPGAALADLQNDISQLSNPNFLAL; the protein is encoded by the coding sequence ATGAATATATTAGAAAAGATTGTTGCGCGTAAGCATGTTGAAGTAACAGAAGCAAAAAAGCAAAAATCCATCTCCGACCTGGAAAAGGAAGAATTGTTTTCGCGCGCGACTGTTTCATTATCCGCTTCTTTAAAATTTGCAATTTCTCCTCAGATCATTTCAGAATTCAAGAGAAAATCTCCTTCCAAAGGAATTATTAATCCTTTGGTAAATCCGGAAACGGTTACAGCGGATTATGTAAATGCAGGCGCTGCAGCACTTTCGGTACTTACTGATATTGATTTTTTTGGCGGATCGTTTGACGATTTTTTAAAAGCGAGAATGGCCAATCCTGCAATACCGATGCTGCGCAAAGATTTCATTATTGATGAATATCAGCTTTTTGAAGCAAAATCCATAGGTGCAGATGTTATTTTATTGATAGCAGCTTGTTTGGAACCCAGGGAAATTGAAGCATTAAGCAAGACAGCACAATCACTTGGACTGGAAGTATTGCTTGAAGTCCATAATTCTGAAGAGTTAAAAATAAGCTTGTTTGATAGTGTTGATATAGTGGGAGTTAACAACAGAAATCTCAAAACATTTGAAACTTCTATTGAAACTTCCATTGCTTTGAGTGAACAGATCCCCGATTCTTTTGTTAAGATATCAGAAAGCGGGTTAAAAGATGCCGAAACCATTTTGCATTTATATAAATATGGATACAAAGGTTTTTTAATTGGCGAAACGTTTATGAAAACAGTAAATCCGGGAGCCGCACTTGCAGATTTACAAAATGATATCTCTCAACTTAGTAATCCAAATTTTTTGGCTTTATGA